The Pseudomonas sp. HOU2 DNA window CAGTTACAAGATCACGATGCTCAAAAAGAATATTTGATGTTTGACAACCATTTACTATCTGAAAGTCCTTGAGAAAAATTTCCAACCCAGCAATGCGGATATCTGGAGATATGATTGTGATGCCATTGTTCAGAACCCCGAAACGCTTCTGTTTTATTGAGTCCTTCAGAGTATCTGAAATCTCAGTATTTACCTCACCGTCAACTCCGATAAAGTCCCTTACATTATCGTCAAAAATTCGCTGCCGCAGTCGATCATTTTTATCTGCAAGAATCTGTTTTATAAAATCAACGGCTTTAACAGTTACTACATACCCCTCATCTATTCCGGGAGCCTTTGGAAATGCCGCCTGTCCAAGAATAGGCAATGTTGCCTCTACTTGCCCCTCTGCCGCACCCCACATTTCAACTATGGTATCTCTGTTTGAAAGAGTCACGTCGACATGATTAAAGTACCCGGTATTACCCAAAGAACTCTTCAATGCTTTTTGGGCCGCTAGAATCTCCCTATCTTCTGAAGACCTCGCAGTAGTCGCAAAATAGCAATGTGCATTGGGCTTGCCATCGCGCATTTTTCCGACATGAGAAAGTATAGACTCAAACACTTCCCGACAGGTGTTGACATATTCACTATGAGGGTATTCTGGATCCTCCGATAGAAAATCCAGAATCGCAGACTGAAAAGTATTTATCTCCGACTTTGACCAAGACTCGGAAGTCTTTGCCTGTACAAAAATAACTGTAACTTCCGCATCGCGCCTACGCGCATTAAATACGTCATCGACTTCCTCAACCGAGGAAACATACACATCGTCGACAAACATCATTATTCCGTCGATCCCTGGATCATCGCCCTCGTATACAAGTTCCTTGGGATCAACGGAGTCCGCACACATGGTTCTGAAAATGGCAAAGTTTACAAACGCTTCGAAATTTTTCGAGACGTCATCGTATTTTCCATACCTAGTCGTAAAATCATTCAAATGTGCTGCTACTACGCGATGCATAGAACGTCCCTTTACAAGTACCGGCTCATGAAATCGCAAACAGTAGCCAAAAGCCACTATTCAGTCTAGCTCTATTCCTTGTCTATCAGAAGAACTCACTCGTATCGACATCAGCAAAATCAAATAATACGAGTTCGCTCTGACGTCGCACGCCGGTCTTCGCGGGGGCACCGGGCAAATTTCGCCCGGTAGCTGCGGGTGAAATACGACGGCGATTCAAAGCCGCAGGCGATGCTCACTTCGAGCACGCTCATATCGGTCTGGCGCAACAGCTGCCGGGCCTTCTCCAATCGCAGGCGCAGATAAAAATTGCTCGGCGTATCGTTCAGGTGCAGCCGAAACAAGCGCTCCAGTTGCCGCCGCGTCACCTTGATCGATTCCGCCAGTTGCAGCGTGGTCAGCGGTGGCTCGCTGTGTTGCTCCATCTCGCCAATCACCTGCACCAGTTTCTTGTTGCTGATGCCGTAGCGCGTGGCGACTTCCATGCGCTGGTGGTCCTTGCGCGGTCGGATCCGCCCCAATACGAACTGCTCGCTGACCTGAATCGCCAGTTGCGGGCCATGGGCCTGGGCGATCAGGTCGAGCATCAAATCGATGGACGCCGTACCGCCCGCCGA harbors:
- a CDS encoding AIPR family protein; the protein is MHRVVAAHLNDFTTRYGKYDDVSKNFEAFVNFAIFRTMCADSVDPKELVYEGDDPGIDGIMMFVDDVYVSSVEEVDDVFNARRRDAEVTVIFVQAKTSESWSKSEINTFQSAILDFLSEDPEYPHSEYVNTCREVFESILSHVGKMRDGKPNAHCYFATTARSSEDREILAAQKALKSSLGNTGYFNHVDVTLSNRDTIVEMWGAAEGQVEATLPILGQAAFPKAPGIDEGYVVTVKAVDFIKQILADKNDRLRQRIFDDNVRDFIGVDGEVNTEISDTLKDSIKQKRFGVLNNGITIISPDIRIAGLEIFLKDFQIVNGCQTSNILFEHRDLVTDDAILMLKIVETSDPSVVDDIVRSTNRQAKVEESQFLATLDSIKALERYFDARGADEEYRLYLERRKNQFAGQDNVKAIRVFDIKEIARCVAAMFLDKPDIASRYPNRLTGEMKALVFDRSYHEEIYHVAAYTLYRVKLLLGNGKIEAKYGKLRWHIIMAIKYYVCGPTIPQLNSKKIKQICASIEAFVSLNDESTVSAIKALCSEIVDVEEVTRDKLKGASLAVDVKSKALKCRPTSVKKGKSVDGAAEGLQQELFKAIAD
- a CDS encoding GlxA family transcriptional regulator, which gives rise to MSQDFYFLLMPGFSAIGFISAIEPLRVANRFRGELYRWHVLSADGGAVLASNGMSVNADAALEPLKKGATLLVVAGFEPLKFATPTLEHWLRRLDNEGVTLGAIDTGSFVLAEAGLLDGHRLTLHWEAIDAFKESYPQLSVTQELFEIDRRRITSAGGTASIDLMLDLIAQAHGPQLAIQVSEQFVLGRIRPRKDHQRMEVATRYGISNKKLVQVIGEMEQHSEPPLTTLQLAESIKVTRRQLERLFRLHLNDTPSNFYLRLRLEKARQLLRQTDMSVLEVSIACGFESPSYFTRSYRAKFARCPREDRRATSERTRII